The DNA region taaaataataaatgccacCTACGGATCAGTTCGAGAGCCGTCAAACCAAGTGTTCGTCAAAGTAGTTTTGAAATGAAGTGTTGAAGAAGTAAAGAGGTCAAGCTGAGTGGATGCCACCACACTATTTAAACTTTTAGCGCcacgaataaaaaaagagttttgTCTATAATTTGATGCGGACTGCGGAATGTCCAAACATAAAGGTTGCCTAGATGTTTTATAAGGCACCCTCAAATTAATCTTCGAGAGTAAATGTGGAGAATCTACACGGTTTTGAGCAATTTTGGCTAGAAAGACAACGTCGGCAATTTTTCGCCGTTCCCGTAAGGGTAGTAAATGGTGTCTACGGCACCTTGCCTCATAATTGCAATCGTTGATTTCCAGCCTGTACTGTAGATATTTCAAAAATCTACGCTGTATGGACTCAATCCTATCAATGTAGACATTATATCGTGGATTCCAAACCTGTGAACAATACTCGAGAATACTACGCACCAAGGAACAATAAAGGACCTTAATTACCTTTATACTATTAAATTGGGAACTTGACCGAAAAACAAAGCCCATAGTTTTATTAGCCTTTTTACAGATCAGGTCTATATGCCTGTCGTATGTTAATTTAGAATCATGCATAATACCCAGATCACGGATCTCATTTACCCTGTGTAACACCTGAtctgtaaatttatatagaGTTTTCTCGAATTTAAATTTACGAGTGAAAGTCATACAGTAACATTTCTGAATGTTTAGCTGTAAGTTATTACGAAGGCAATATTGCTCGAAACGTTCCAAATCCTCCTGTAATAGCTTAGAATCGCTTGGtgaatcgatatttttaaatattttcatgtcATCGGCGTACAGAAGGAAGTTAGAGTGTTGGAAACAGGAGGCTAcatcgtttataaaaatattaaaaagcaagGGCCCAAGCAATGACCCCTGGGGAACTCCAGAAGGGACATTATTCCAGTTTGATGAGAATCCGTTCACTACTACTGCTTGCGATCTCTTTTCGATATAGGAGGTAAACCATCGGTATAAATTACCATGAATTCCAGCAAAGAGAAGTTTTTGTAGCAATATTTGATGATCAATGCAATCAAAAGCTTTGCTAAAATCCGTAAAAATTGCGTCAACTTGACCCCCAGAATCCATGCCAGTTGTAACAAAATCTGTGAAAGATAAAAGATTAGACGAAGTAGAACGCATCGCTAAAAATCCATGCTGTTCTGGAATAaagaatgatgataatgattgaTAAACTTGAGAATACACTAAGCGTTCAAACACTTTAGCGAAGAGGCATAATTTAGATATAGGTCTGTAATtcttgacattatttttactACCACTTTTATGTATCGGGGAAATAAATGCGGATTTCCAAATACGAGGTACGAGTCCCTCCGAGATTGAGCGCTTGAATATAATAGATAAAGGCACGGAAATCGATTCAGCGCATTTGACGGCAAAGATGGGTACAATCTGGTCTGGTCCTGAACCCTTGGTTAAGTCCAATGCctttaataatttcttaattgaATCTATACTGATTTCTATATGACTAATACAAACAGAGACGTTATTTGGGTTTAAAGGTGAATAATTTAAGTTGTTCCTATGTGACAATGGAGAAAGAAAAGTGGATTGGAAAAATGAAGCAAAAAGATCACAAACACCTTGTCCAGTATCCGCAGACTGTCCCTCATAGTATAATTTAGACGGAAGGGAGTTAGAACCCTTATTGTTGGATTTTACAAACGACCAAAACTTTTTTGGTTGCCTAACTATCGCATCTTCCGTgcgttttatgtaattattgtagCACTCCTGTTCCAGTCGTTTAGCCCTAGTTCGAAGAAGTCGAAAAGTGTCGAGGTCAGCCATATTACCATAAACTtgatatcttttattatatttatatttttctttcagtAGTTTCTTAAGTGAACAGCTATACCACGGTGGAAATGATGaagaacttattattttatgaggGACATGTTTATCTCTAATATTGTATAAGTGGTGGTAAAATATATCAACGGCATTGTCCAAAGGGCTATTGTTCAGGTCCATCACCCAATTCACTTCATTTAGTGAGGAAGAAATGGCCTCGTAATCTgctttgtcataaaaatatttaagtctgCGATTAGTTCCAAGTGAGTCATCCAGAGCACAGGTCAAAGTTAGATCTAACGACTTATGGTGAGGGTCCTCTGGTACCAGAGGATCGTCACATGCCGATACACACACGTATTCGTTACACAAAACATAATCAAGTATTctattgttaatatttctatttaagtTAAACTGATTAAGGTTGCACTCTGCTAGAGTATCGAAAAATAATACCTGCGATTCGCCACCGATCCCATTAGGCTGCAAACAGTTAATCTCACCATTCCAGTTGATGTTGCTTAAGTTAAAGTCACCCAAAATTAGAAATAAGTCGTTCGGACATGAACTAACAATGAGCGACAGCTTCTCTGAGAAGTTTTGCAATTGTGTATTGAAAGAATTACCTAAATTTTCCTTACATAAGTATAGAGTGCAGATGTGAATTTTAATTGAGTGTGATCCCCGTATAGTTTTTTTCGTTGTGATTGTAACCCAGATGTCTTCAGCAGAGGAGTGCCATTCTGGGCGTTCCACTGCGGTTAACCGACGGTGAGTAGCTAGCAATACTCCACCTCCATACCTCAACCGTGTTGATTGATAATTCCTATCACGCCGCCAGACAATATACCTATCATCGAATAATTCATTATCACCTAGACCATCCGGAAGCCAGGTTTCCGTTAGTGAGATAATATCGTAAGAGGACAGGAGCACACCCCGTTTGAACGCGTGAGTCTTGGTGCGTAGTCCCCGAGCATTTTGGTAATACACTTTAAGGTCGTACGAAGCCATCAGTAATCatgatacacatatacacacatatatatccatatatacccacacacacatacacatacatgcacacacatacatacatacgcatacatacatacgcatACATATACGTGTAAaaacttacatacatatacacgcacatacataaatacatataaatagaatCAACGATCTGAGCAAAACCGCAAATAATAGGATTATCAAAagggtaaaataataataatataaggtaCCAATTATCACTATAGACAACCACAAGACCAGTTGACGTAGGAGTGCAACAATCACTCACTCTCCCACATAAcaaaatgaagtataacttcattattacatatatataagtatgtatatataacaatataaatacactGTCAGGCAGATAATCCCCGGAGGGACGGGTACACACATTTAATAACAAAGAATACAcatctgtaaaatataaaagtatataatatatattttgtaataatgataataataatataccgtTACGCGTATAGTACTTGGAGGGATaggcatttaaaattatattagtattaattCGAAccaatttcatattaaaataacaaataataacacCATTAAACAGTAGGGTAGATTTGAAATAGTTAATAATGGGTCTTGAGTAGTCGAGGTCATTGACAGGCGAAATTAAACTTAAGTTAAGTAGCGCGCAAACTAAAATGGGCACTACGATAATGTATAAACGTACCCATACAGGTGAACTTTGCGTCAAAGGCTGCATACTCACGTATGATATTAGCTTGAACTCTGCAAcacaattgtatttataaataatattaagcgATAACAAATAAACGGTGACGGCTCTCAAACCTTGTAACAAtgcttcatataaaaataaaagatttaagtATAATAAAGAAGAGGTCGAACtgatattcaaattattctGACAAGATCCTTCTCGcaccttataaaaaatattggagaAGTATCAGACTTCCTAGCCATAATTTTTGAGTGCTTAACCCATATGTATTTGAAGTTATTATTCTTTGCCAGAGATTTGGCTTTACTCAGCAAGACCTTGTTCCGTTGGGTTAGGTGGTCATTCACGTAACAATATCCAGTAGATGCAAAGCCCAAGTCCGACACCGACAGCCGAGTCTTGCGCGAAGACGAAACAAAATTTTCCTTAATATATCGGTTgttaaaagaaacaattattGGTTTCTCAACATTCGGTACACGAGTGGGCACTCTGGCAATATAATTGATGTCTTCTTTTTTTATAGGGAAATTACACTTATTACCAATTCTCTGAGTTAAATCATAGAGATCTTCGTTATTTTTTTGTGGTATTCCCCTGATTTCAACATTATTGGATCTAGCCCACTGATCCCTAACGTCAAGTTCCTGGTTTAACTTGATTAATTCCTCCCGCAGCCTCGGCACATCATTCACCATCTCCTCAGCTTTAGCTACCCTCGATTCCAAGGACTTTATAGTGCTCGAAAATTGATTTATTGACTCGTGTGCCATTTCTAGCGATGACTTCAGACTGTTGACATCAGATTTGATGGATTTGATGTCTTCCATCAGGGATGCCAATGGAGCCAACTGCAGATTAATATAGTTCAGTTGTTCAAGTATATTGTCCACCTGACTAACCGCTGGTGAGTTAGGAGTCGGCGAAAGTGATGGGCCCGCCTTGCACTTCGGACAGCGCCAGTTATTCCTTCTGTCACCAAGCTTCCGAAACCCGGCCGCAGTAACTCCAGCACAACCGAAGTCGTACCGATTTTTACACAAACTGCATACTGGACCGTCAGAGTGTTGAAGACCGCAACTTGAGCAGGAAAACATCGTGAAAAGTTTGAGAAACACTGAAATAACTATTCAAACGAACAAGCGTGTGTTTAGCGACAATGCCAAGAGACGACTGACATGAAGTGACTTATAAGACGCTCTTTCAAGAATAACCTCTGAATAAAACACGTTTGTATTGTCTAATGACAAAAAAGCTGTGATcgttgtatataaagacattccgcagtatatttattatcagcatTGCCCGTGAGAAGCCGTGAGGGAGGGTcgctagtttataaataaaaagtagctAGAAAAATAAATTCCGTTTTGCCGCTGTCGTTCTCCTCTCTGCACGTTCTACTTCCTGTCCAAGGTCATTATGAGCCTTCATATACccatcatatttaaaaaaaaacaaaaaaaaaatcttttatttggctataaaattacatgcttaagtatgaatattttatagttaagtttaaattatttaaaaacaaaacaaaatcaacACTTGTTTGTAAACTACACtttatagtatataaataaaagaaaacctcGCTTTTACCATTTCTATTATTAATTCACAATAACAAAAGTCTGAGATTAAAACAGCCAGACACCACTAAAACACCAACTCGTACTACTTCACTCGTAATGTGTGAAAGTTTAGTgtaatttgcttttttttttttttttttttttttttttattattattttttttttttttttttttaacgtcattaatttaatatattcacGATCGACCTATTAACGAGCACAATAAGAAATTCTTTCTAGAGCGCTAAGCTTAAAGATTTACATGTTATTAGTGCCATCTACCGTCTTTACTATCAGTAAACATcttacatttcaaaataatgaaatatatatatgagtaaataaatatatatggtaattatcattgtttcttttcttttttttttttttttttttttttttttttttttttttttttttttttctcatttgtaaactgtatttgaataaagttaaacaagtttaaaaatacttggactaaataaataatagtctaAGAGAATTAAAAACTAACTCTAATgaagtatatataaatttattataaataagctgatttaatattataaagctgaaaaccactctaaaatatttatactcacCAGTACACTAATTTGTATTGTGATCGATATTTTTAAGGAATCAATGAAACATAAAATCGGTTTGACGTCTTCACACTAGATGGCGGTGGCTGTCTTTTAAATCACGCTAACGTTGtgacaattttaaaacatatgatAAGCGATGGTTCGCTTTtctggtggtttggtggtttggtggtttggtggtttggtggtttggtggtttggtggtttggtggtttggtggtttggtggtttggtggtttggtggtttggtggtttggtggtttcggttaggtttcggttaggtttcggttaggtttcggttaggtttcggttaggtttcggttaggtttcggttaggtttcggttaggtttcggttaggtttcggttaggtttcggttaggtttcggttaggtttcggttaggtttcggttaggtttcggttaggtttcggttaggtttcggttaggtttcggttaggtttcggttaggtttcggttaggtttcggttaggtttcggttaggtttcggttaggtttcggt from Melitaea cinxia chromosome 15, ilMelCinx1.1, whole genome shotgun sequence includes:
- the LOC123660217 gene encoding uncharacterized protein LOC123660217 translates to MFSCSSCGLQHSDGPVCSLCKNRYDFGCAGVTAAGFRKLGDRRNNWRCPKCKAGPSLSPTPNSPAVSQVDNILEQLNYINLQLAPLASLMEDIKSIKSDVNSLKSSLEMAHESINQFSSTIKSLESRVAKAEEMVNDVPRLREELIKLNQELDVRDQWARSNNVEIRGIPQKNNEDLYDLTQRIGNKCNFPIKKEDINYIARVPTRVPNVEKPIIVSFNNRYIKENFVSSSRKTRLSVSDLGFASTGYCYVNDHLTQRNKVLLSKAKSLAKNNNFKYIWVKHSKIMARKSDTSPIFFIRCEKDLVRII